In the genome of Rhodoplanes sp. Z2-YC6860, one region contains:
- a CDS encoding tyrosine-type recombinase/integrase — protein sequence MWYVRKARGKRIRLRNEYGTDEFWSEYRAALETKAAILETATVERSLAWGIQLYRNSSAWAGLSNATRRARENIYRKVIGSAGHAPLAKITDAKIREGRELRSAKPHAANAFLKSMRAFFSWAVEQKLVPSDPTKGVKLLSGANDADGFHTWSEDELNRFEARWPVGTRERLAFDLLLYTGLRRGDAVRVGRQHVRDGTITIRTEKHRIGKPGELVSLPILPPLQESIAATKTGDLAFLVSDAGKPWIKESFGNWFRDVCREAGCPGSAHGLRKAGARRAAEHGATERQLMAIFGWTTSKQATHYTRAADRKRLAQDAAPLLMLGAQAENKTPAPSTPVRESSEMLPLKQEVRK from the coding sequence GTGTGGTACGTTCGCAAAGCCCGCGGCAAGAGAATTCGGCTAAGAAATGAATACGGAACCGACGAATTCTGGTCCGAATATCGCGCCGCTCTCGAGACCAAGGCCGCGATTTTAGAGACCGCAACGGTTGAGCGAAGTTTGGCGTGGGGCATACAGCTTTATCGGAACAGCTCGGCCTGGGCCGGGCTATCTAACGCCACACGGAGAGCTCGCGAGAACATTTATCGTAAGGTGATCGGAAGTGCGGGCCACGCGCCGCTGGCCAAGATCACCGATGCCAAGATCCGTGAAGGACGCGAACTGCGATCGGCAAAGCCTCACGCCGCAAATGCCTTTCTGAAATCGATGCGAGCGTTCTTTTCTTGGGCCGTCGAACAAAAGCTCGTGCCCTCAGACCCCACCAAGGGAGTGAAACTGCTATCAGGAGCGAATGACGCTGACGGCTTTCACACTTGGTCTGAAGACGAACTCAACCGCTTTGAAGCGCGCTGGCCGGTCGGCACCCGTGAACGTCTGGCGTTTGATCTTTTGCTGTACACGGGTCTGCGTCGAGGCGATGCGGTTCGAGTCGGCCGGCAACATGTCCGCGACGGGACGATCACAATACGCACGGAAAAACATCGAATCGGTAAGCCCGGCGAGCTCGTGTCGTTGCCAATCCTTCCGCCGCTGCAAGAATCGATTGCGGCGACCAAGACTGGAGATCTAGCGTTCCTTGTTTCCGACGCTGGCAAGCCATGGATCAAAGAAAGCTTCGGCAATTGGTTTCGTGACGTGTGCCGTGAAGCAGGTTGCCCCGGCTCAGCGCATGGACTGAGAAAAGCCGGAGCCAGGCGCGCAGCCGAACATGGAGCAACCGAGCGTCAACTGATGGCGATCTTCGGCTGGACAACAAGCAAACAGGCGACGCACTACACGCGCGCTGCCGATCGCAAGCGTCTCGCGCAAGATGCCGCACCGCTGTTGATGCTGGGCGCACAAGCCGAGAACAAAACGCCCGCACCTTCGACTCCGGTGCGGGAATCATCGGAGATGTTGCCGCTAAAACAGGAGGTTAGAAAATGA